A window from Desulfovibrio porci encodes these proteins:
- a CDS encoding Hsp20/alpha crystallin family protein, producing the protein MNNMRFSPRRWFAPRETASRRDDLPMTPARDDIDSFFQTMFNGMVTPWEAMNEFLPFWRHQRAEADILPSLDLTSDEKAYALSIELPGVEPENVKLEVRDNALIIAGEKKHESTDDKKNCHVLERVYGSFQRVLALPDDADVGAITAAHKNGVLTVTVPRKAPAQPQAKTIEITRE; encoded by the coding sequence ATGAATAATATGCGTTTTTCCCCCCGCCGCTGGTTTGCGCCTCGCGAGACCGCGTCCCGTCGGGACGATCTGCCGATGACGCCGGCGCGCGACGACATAGACAGCTTTTTCCAGACCATGTTCAATGGCATGGTGACGCCGTGGGAAGCCATGAACGAGTTTTTGCCCTTCTGGCGGCATCAGCGCGCCGAGGCTGACATCCTGCCGAGCCTGGATCTGACCAGCGACGAGAAAGCCTATGCGCTGAGCATTGAGCTGCCCGGCGTGGAGCCGGAAAACGTCAAGCTGGAAGTGCGCGACAACGCTCTGATCATTGCCGGTGAGAAAAAGCACGAGAGCACGGACGACAAGAAAAACTGCCATGTGCTGGAACGGGTCTATGGTTCCTTCCAGCGGGTGTTGGCTCTGCCGGATGACGCGGATGTCGGCGCCATCACGGCCGCGCATAAAAACGGTGTGCTGACCGTCACCGTTCCACGTAAAGCCCCGGCCCAACCCCAGGCCAAAACCATTGAAATAACCAGGGAATAA
- the panC gene encoding pantoate--beta-alanine ligase: MQILTTPQELAAQCRAWHAQGEDVALVPTMGYYHAGHEDLMVHARGLAKRLVVSLFVNPAQFGPGEDLEAYPRDAERDAAIAERRGADVLFMPEPGSMYAPDHATWVEVPELAKGLCGQSRPIHFRGVCTVVLKLFLLTRADVAVFGQKDWQQQAIIRRMVRDLNVSTRIEARPTVREADGLALSSRNVYMTAEERAQAPEIRAALLYAQKLAREGETSAALLREAVLRRWSERLPLGRLDYLSIVHPESMAPLGAVDGPALMACAVRMGKARLIDNILLRQ, translated from the coding sequence ATGCAGATATTAACCACCCCCCAGGAATTGGCGGCCCAATGCCGGGCCTGGCACGCCCAGGGCGAGGACGTCGCTCTGGTTCCCACCATGGGCTATTACCACGCCGGGCACGAGGATCTCATGGTCCACGCGCGCGGCTTGGCCAAACGCCTGGTGGTCAGCCTGTTTGTGAATCCGGCGCAATTCGGCCCCGGCGAGGATCTGGAAGCGTACCCCCGCGACGCCGAGCGCGACGCGGCCATTGCCGAACGACGCGGCGCGGACGTGCTTTTCATGCCTGAACCGGGCTCCATGTACGCGCCGGACCACGCCACCTGGGTGGAAGTGCCCGAACTGGCCAAGGGCCTCTGCGGACAGAGTCGACCCATCCACTTCCGGGGGGTCTGCACCGTGGTGCTCAAGCTCTTTCTGCTCACCCGGGCCGACGTGGCCGTATTCGGCCAGAAGGACTGGCAGCAGCAGGCCATCATCCGCCGCATGGTCCGCGACCTCAACGTGTCCACGCGCATTGAGGCCCGCCCCACGGTGCGCGAGGCCGACGGGCTGGCGCTGTCCTCCCGTAATGTCTACATGACCGCCGAGGAACGCGCCCAGGCCCCGGAAATCCGCGCCGCCCTGCTCTACGCGCAGAAGCTGGCCCGGGAGGGCGAAACCAGCGCCGCCCTGCTGCGCGAAGCCGTGCTGCGGCGCTGGTCCGAGCGCCTGCCCCTGGGACGGCTGGACTATCTTTCCATCGTGCATCCCGAATCCATGGCCCCGCTCGGCGCGGTGGACGGCCCGGCGCTGATGGCCTGCGCGGTGCGTATGGGCAAGGCCCGGCTTATCGACAATATTTTGCTGCGCCAATGA
- a CDS encoding putative bifunctional diguanylate cyclase/phosphodiesterase, which produces MPRRPDVPDAAEMEQRYIRLLSNFYDQIYDLDFRIDFYRSVYQSDGKFCAPPEGHGLAAMLEAAADTLIHPEDKADFQRLFQRAELRRALSSTGGSTGGEYRKKCLDGSYRWVRVMVFPFGGSGQERYLVCFQDIDVHKHVGASTRENVLLHIQSLDHLRYRAIAEQTRSMVFEWQGPALTYVDALIPRLLAGNYDGRHLFELWREDKVLFSEDRAVFENFLRSLADSEPSSAVTMRLRRRTGAFTWYVLSCTRLENNTDEPRYMCSLRDVDKAIHIARSLRQQAEYDDLTGACTMPTFLEKTGRLRHKRPDALRHIVRYDVAGFRAIDERFGQEEGRRLLRAISYLTRENLASDRELFARLSGDIFLVCLEGGSERVREFMDWLRRGVAEYANAYRPELFFGACRLDDPETPVREICERAYLALMAAKGRGLSDHAFYDDELRRRVLEEHFIKAEMYAALADGQFVPYLQPKVEIFSGRIVGAEALARWRHPERGLIPPNRFVPFFERNGFIVLLDKYIWEEVCKLLRSWLDKGYRPVPVSINVSRLHFSDNSFCEKLRALTDKYRLPRHLLELELTESAFFENEKILQQTMRDLQESGFAFSMDDFGTGYSSLNTLRALPFNTVKLDRAFVSDGTDNRRGRIVARNTITLAKQLGMKIIAEGVETVEQALFLRSLGCDHAQGFYYSRPMDARDFETFSFVRRKCFWVDPRLQETLPRPEDDVWAKK; this is translated from the coding sequence ATGCCCCGTCGGCCGGATGTTCCGGACGCGGCGGAAATGGAACAACGCTATATCCGCCTGCTGAGCAATTTTTATGACCAGATCTACGATCTGGATTTCAGGATTGATTTTTACCGCTCCGTCTACCAGAGCGACGGCAAATTCTGCGCGCCGCCGGAAGGCCACGGCCTTGCCGCCATGCTGGAAGCGGCGGCGGATACGCTGATCCATCCCGAGGACAAAGCCGATTTTCAGCGCCTGTTTCAACGGGCGGAGCTGCGCCGCGCCCTGTCCTCTACCGGCGGAAGCACGGGCGGCGAATACCGCAAAAAGTGTCTGGACGGCAGTTACCGCTGGGTGCGGGTCATGGTGTTTCCTTTTGGAGGAAGCGGGCAGGAACGTTACCTGGTCTGCTTTCAGGACATCGACGTCCACAAGCACGTGGGCGCGAGCACCCGCGAAAACGTTCTCCTGCACATTCAGAGCCTGGACCATCTGCGCTACAGGGCCATTGCCGAGCAGACGCGCAGCATGGTCTTCGAATGGCAGGGCCCGGCGCTCACCTATGTGGACGCCCTGATTCCCCGCCTTCTGGCCGGGAATTACGACGGCCGTCATCTTTTTGAACTCTGGCGTGAAGACAAGGTTCTTTTTTCCGAAGACCGCGCCGTGTTCGAGAATTTTTTGCGCTCCCTGGCCGACAGCGAACCCTCCAGCGCGGTCACCATGCGCCTGCGCCGCCGCACGGGCGCGTTCACCTGGTACGTCCTCTCCTGCACACGTCTCGAAAACAACACGGACGAACCGCGCTACATGTGCAGCCTCAGAGATGTGGACAAGGCCATCCACATCGCGCGCTCCCTGCGCCAGCAGGCGGAATACGACGACCTGACCGGCGCCTGCACCATGCCCACCTTTCTGGAAAAAACCGGACGCCTGCGACACAAACGCCCGGACGCGCTCCGCCACATCGTGCGCTATGACGTGGCGGGCTTCAGGGCCATTGACGAACGCTTCGGTCAGGAAGAGGGCAGGCGTCTGCTGCGGGCCATTTCCTATCTGACCCGGGAAAACCTCGCCTCGGACCGGGAGCTCTTCGCCCGGCTCTCCGGCGATATTTTCCTGGTCTGCCTGGAAGGCGGCAGCGAACGCGTGCGGGAATTCATGGACTGGTTACGGCGCGGCGTCGCGGAATATGCCAACGCGTACCGGCCGGAACTTTTTTTCGGCGCCTGCCGACTGGACGATCCGGAAACGCCGGTGCGCGAAATCTGCGAACGGGCCTACCTGGCCCTGATGGCCGCCAAGGGACGCGGCCTGTCCGACCACGCCTTTTATGACGACGAACTGCGCCGACGGGTGCTGGAGGAACACTTCATCAAGGCGGAAATGTACGCGGCCCTGGCCGATGGGCAGTTTGTGCCCTACCTTCAGCCCAAGGTGGAAATATTCAGCGGCCGCATCGTGGGCGCAGAGGCCCTGGCCCGCTGGCGGCACCCGGAACGGGGCCTGATCCCGCCGAACCGCTTTGTTCCCTTCTTTGAGCGCAACGGCTTCATCGTCCTTCTGGACAAATACATCTGGGAGGAAGTCTGCAAGCTGCTGCGTTCCTGGCTGGACAAGGGCTATCGCCCCGTGCCCGTGTCCATCAACGTCTCGCGCCTGCATTTCAGCGACAACAGCTTCTGCGAAAAATTGCGGGCCCTGACCGACAAGTACCGCCTGCCCCGGCATCTGCTGGAACTGGAGCTCACGGAAAGCGCCTTTTTTGAGAATGAGAAAATCCTGCAGCAGACCATGCGCGACCTCCAGGAGTCCGGCTTCGCCTTCTCCATGGACGATTTCGGCACCGGCTACTCCTCCCTGAACACCCTGCGCGCCCTGCCCTTCAATACCGTCAAGCTGGACCGCGCCTTTGTCAGCGACGGCACGGACAACCGACGCGGGCGCATTGTGGCCCGCAATACCATCACTCTGGCCAAGCAACTCGGCATGAAGATCATTGCCGAAGGCGTGGAAACCGTGGAGCAGGCGCTCTTCCTGCGCAGCCTGGGCTGCGATCACGCCCAGGGATTTTATTATTCGCGCCCCATGGACGCGCGGGATTTTGAAACCTTCAGTTTCGTGCGCCGCAAATGCTTCTGGGTGGACCCGCGTCTTCAGGAAACCCTGCCGCGCCCGGAGGATGACGTGTGGGCGAAGAAGTAG
- a CDS encoding flagellin N-terminal helical domain-containing protein has protein sequence MYINHNQMATNVANTLTSHYGNLQTSTQRLSSGLRVNSAADDAAGLAIRELMRTDIAALQQGVRNANDAISLIQTADGALGVIDEKLTRMKELAEQAATGTYDSTQRLMIESEYQAMASEITRIANSTDFNGIHLLNGNLSSSVHSGTAMTSTGKMKIHFGTANDSAEDYYYIQIGTSTASALGVGNQADANSKAYTVSTQAAAQKALVGLTDAVVSKDKIRAHLGALQNRLENTISNLTTQAENLQAAESRISDVDVATEMTQFVRNQILTQSAVAMLSQANSMPQMAMQLIG, from the coding sequence ATGTATATCAATCACAACCAAATGGCCACCAACGTCGCCAACACCCTGACCAGCCATTACGGCAACTTGCAGACCTCGACCCAGCGCCTGTCTTCAGGCCTGCGCGTCAATTCTGCGGCTGACGACGCCGCCGGTCTGGCCATCCGCGAACTGATGCGGACCGACATTGCGGCTCTGCAACAGGGCGTGCGTAACGCCAATGACGCCATCTCCCTCATCCAGACGGCTGACGGCGCCCTGGGCGTCATCGACGAAAAGCTGACCCGCATGAAGGAACTGGCCGAACAGGCCGCCACCGGCACTTATGATTCCACTCAGCGTTTGATGATTGAGTCCGAGTATCAGGCCATGGCTTCGGAAATCACCCGAATCGCCAACTCCACGGACTTCAACGGCATCCATCTGCTGAACGGCAATCTGTCCAGTAGCGTGCACAGCGGCACGGCGATGACCTCCACCGGCAAGATGAAGATCCACTTCGGCACGGCCAACGACTCGGCGGAAGACTATTACTACATCCAGATCGGCACGAGCACCGCCTCGGCTCTGGGTGTGGGCAATCAGGCTGACGCCAACTCCAAGGCCTACACGGTCTCCACCCAGGCGGCCGCGCAGAAGGCCCTGGTGGGCCTGACCGACGCCGTGGTCTCCAAGGACAAGATCCGGGCGCATCTGGGCGCGTTGCAGAACCGCCTGGAAAACACCATTTCCAACCTTACCACACAAGCCGAAAACCTGCAGGCGGCTGAATCGCGCATTTCCGACGTGGACGTGGCCACGGAAATGACGCAGTTTGTCCGTAACCAGATCCTCACCCAGTCCGCTGTGGCCATGCTTTCGCAGGCCAACAGCATGCCGCAGATGGCTATGCAGCTTATCGGCTAG
- the rimO gene encoding 30S ribosomal protein S12 methylthiotransferase RimO, giving the protein MATKALTVWSLSLGCPKKRVDSERLLGSLGVPVKSVAQMGRARLVFINTCGFIAPAVRESVRAVLDAVNRLARCKNKPLLAVAGCMVGRYGAEELARELPEVDLWLPTGDLADWPALLAHALGLPDPPEKVTGNGGRLLSTGPSYAWLKIGEGCRHKCAFCTIPSIRGGLRSEAAPDLLAEARGLLERGVRELVLVAQDVTAWGGDTGGKKTLPYLLERLMGLDGLAWLRLLYLYPSGVTPELLRFIKEAGAPLLPYLDIPLQHAHPDVLARMGRPFAGDPRRVLERVRDILPEAAVRTTFIVGYPGESEAHFDSLCRFVEESRFRHLGVFAYQAEEGTPAATLPDQVPDEVKERRRATLMEIQAGISESLLEAHVGRRLPVLVDAPHPEWPGLHSGRVWFQAPEVDGMTYVSGPGVTPGALVECDIVENTEYDLTALA; this is encoded by the coding sequence ATGGCAACAAAAGCCCTGACGGTCTGGTCCCTGAGTCTGGGGTGCCCCAAAAAACGGGTGGACAGCGAACGTCTGCTCGGTTCTCTGGGCGTGCCCGTCAAAAGCGTGGCCCAGATGGGCCGGGCGCGTCTGGTTTTCATCAATACCTGCGGCTTTATCGCCCCGGCCGTGCGCGAATCCGTGCGGGCCGTGCTGGACGCCGTAAACCGGCTGGCCCGCTGCAAGAACAAACCTCTGCTGGCCGTGGCCGGTTGCATGGTGGGCCGCTACGGCGCGGAGGAACTGGCCCGGGAACTGCCCGAGGTGGACCTCTGGCTGCCCACGGGGGATCTGGCGGACTGGCCCGCTCTGTTGGCCCACGCCCTGGGTCTGCCCGATCCGCCGGAAAAGGTCACGGGTAACGGCGGCCGCCTGCTCTCCACCGGACCGTCCTACGCCTGGCTCAAGATCGGCGAGGGCTGCCGCCACAAGTGCGCCTTCTGCACCATCCCTTCCATACGCGGCGGACTCCGCTCAGAGGCGGCCCCGGATCTGCTGGCCGAGGCCCGCGGCCTGCTGGAGCGGGGCGTGCGCGAACTGGTGCTGGTGGCCCAGGACGTCACTGCCTGGGGCGGCGATACGGGAGGGAAAAAAACTCTTCCGTACCTGCTGGAGAGGCTGATGGGCCTGGACGGCCTGGCCTGGCTGCGTCTGCTCTATCTCTACCCCAGCGGCGTCACGCCGGAACTGCTGCGCTTCATCAAGGAGGCGGGCGCGCCCCTGCTGCCCTATCTGGACATTCCCTTGCAACACGCTCACCCGGATGTGCTGGCCCGCATGGGCCGACCCTTTGCCGGCGATCCCCGGCGCGTGCTGGAGCGGGTGCGCGACATCCTGCCCGAAGCCGCAGTGCGCACCACCTTCATTGTGGGCTATCCCGGCGAAAGCGAAGCGCATTTTGACAGTCTCTGCCGTTTTGTGGAGGAAAGCCGTTTCCGGCATCTGGGGGTCTTCGCCTATCAGGCCGAGGAGGGCACACCGGCCGCCACGCTGCCGGATCAGGTGCCGGACGAGGTCAAGGAACGCCGCCGCGCCACGCTCATGGAAATTCAGGCGGGCATCAGCGAAAGTCTGCTGGAAGCCCACGTGGGCCGTCGCCTGCCCGTGCTGGTGGATGCGCCGCATCCGGAGTGGCCGGGCCTGCACAGCGGGCGGGTCTGGTTCCAGGCGCCCGAGGTGGACGGCATGACCTACGTCAGCGGCCCCGGCGTGACTCCCGGCGCGCTGGTGGAGTGCGATATCGTTGAGAATACGGAGTATGACCTGACCGCGTTGGCCTGA
- a CDS encoding glycosyltransferase family 4 protein: protein MGEGIFGTLHPFLEGGAVYGRKVANVGFMEALLRLDPFEEYHFFVADPDALRAAFAARRDLPAAAREAVKIFGRQELAGALRVTPYHCFHLSDPIAGQPELTSLRNALAPRLFPITSVNHTLSYADYALRFLAQIWPGVTRRDAVGATSRAASKVLEGYFAQLREGYHLDPSWPQPRLEIIPLGVDPAAFSGLVPEARRTARARFGLAAEETVCLLHGRISLDDKLDALPVLYALRRVMEEVPSARPRLVLSGGARPGDHYPEALEAAARALKVPLTLAPDPSPEDVRQLFAAADVFVSPSDNIQESFGLTLLEAGAAGLPSVVSDWDGYRDLVEHETSGFLVPTLAPAATPLLDCRARTLPDNIHQMYRAQQTAVDVPALAEALRRLVCDAPLRERMGRAARRRVLENFTWEGVIRRWLAFWDALRREPLSPADEERARTARHPAFLRLGELFCGHPSATLSVEAPGLWVRTTARGERVRAGREFCISWPGLEHCLDGADFRGMLVQARHPARADELIRRACPPGRSAEGARFALLWALKNDLLECVGQPG from the coding sequence ATGGGCGAAGGCATTTTCGGCACACTGCATCCCTTTCTGGAAGGCGGCGCGGTCTATGGCCGCAAGGTGGCCAATGTCGGCTTCATGGAAGCTTTGCTCCGGCTTGACCCCTTTGAGGAATACCATTTTTTTGTGGCCGACCCGGATGCGTTGCGCGCGGCCTTCGCTGCCCGCCGCGACCTGCCCGCCGCGGCGCGGGAGGCCGTGAAGATCTTCGGCCGTCAGGAATTGGCCGGGGCGCTGCGCGTCACGCCGTACCACTGCTTTCATCTTTCCGACCCCATTGCCGGCCAGCCGGAGCTGACCTCCCTGCGCAACGCTCTGGCCCCCCGGCTTTTCCCTATCACCAGCGTTAACCACACCCTCAGCTATGCGGACTACGCCCTGCGGTTCCTGGCCCAGATCTGGCCCGGCGTCACCAGGCGCGACGCCGTCGGAGCCACGTCACGCGCGGCGTCCAAGGTGCTGGAAGGCTATTTCGCGCAGTTGCGCGAGGGCTACCATCTGGACCCTTCCTGGCCACAGCCCCGGCTGGAGATCATCCCGCTGGGCGTGGACCCCGCCGCCTTTTCCGGACTCGTGCCGGAGGCGCGCCGCACGGCCAGGGCGCGCTTTGGTCTGGCCGCAGAAGAGACAGTCTGTTTGCTGCACGGCCGGATCAGTCTGGACGACAAGCTGGACGCCTTGCCCGTGCTCTATGCCCTGCGCCGGGTCATGGAGGAAGTCCCCTCCGCCCGCCCGCGCCTGGTGCTCTCCGGCGGAGCGCGGCCCGGCGACCATTATCCGGAGGCTCTGGAGGCCGCCGCGCGGGCGTTGAAGGTGCCGCTCACTCTGGCGCCCGATCCCTCGCCCGAAGATGTGCGTCAACTGTTCGCGGCGGCGGATGTCTTTGTGTCGCCGTCGGACAATATCCAGGAAAGTTTCGGTCTGACCCTGCTGGAGGCCGGAGCCGCCGGGCTGCCGTCCGTGGTTTCGGACTGGGACGGCTACCGGGACCTGGTGGAGCATGAAACCAGCGGTTTTCTGGTCCCGACTCTGGCCCCGGCGGCCACGCCTTTGCTGGATTGTCGCGCCCGGACCCTGCCCGACAACATTCACCAGATGTATCGGGCACAACAGACGGCGGTGGATGTTCCGGCCCTGGCCGAGGCTTTGCGCCGTCTGGTCTGTGACGCGCCGTTGCGGGAGCGCATGGGGCGCGCGGCCCGGCGGCGCGTGCTGGAAAACTTCACTTGGGAGGGCGTCATCCGACGCTGGCTGGCCTTCTGGGATGCACTCCGGCGGGAGCCCCTGAGCCCGGCGGACGAGGAGCGGGCGCGCACGGCCCGGCATCCGGCTTTTTTGCGCCTGGGGGAGCTATTTTGCGGTCATCCCAGTGCGACGCTCTCCGTGGAGGCCCCCGGACTCTGGGTCCGGACCACGGCCAGGGGTGAGCGCGTCCGGGCCGGGCGGGAATTCTGCATTTCCTGGCCCGGTCTGGAACATTGCCTGGACGGCGCGGATTTTCGCGGGATGCTGGTGCAGGCCCGGCATCCCGCGCGGGCGGATGAGCTGATCCGCCGGGCTTGTCCCCCGGGCCGCAGTGCCGAAGGTGCGCGTTTTGCCCTGCTCTGGGCTTTGAAGAATGATTTGCTGGAGTGTGTGGGCCAACCCGGCTGA
- a CDS encoding putative bifunctional diguanylate cyclase/phosphodiesterase — MKQRIQTSTGPALSPAADEVELARYTCVLRSIFDEIFEADFTADTYRLIHMGDVLFCPPPPGMGLADTLQAIARTLIEPEHQGTFLRLLNPAALRDEESLRQGYASGDVRKKCLDGRYRWARFTVFPLSDAGSGQSLHMVCVQDVDEQKRAAGLARENALLQRQRLDEMRYKTVLDHTNTLVFEWRARQPTYTSPHIPQLLAGNYNGRRLFDVWREDGVLFPEDGGAFNACLRELEQGASSGEMTVRLRRRDGRFIWCRVTYTCLTDPELGVRYIGTINDVDEVTLAMQALRFRAEYDPLTGAYNMQTFFEKAGELIRRSGDRPRHIVRFDVAGFKGINEMFGLEEGDRLLRAIAHLVREQIDKQRETFARLSGDVFVACLEGGRERVRRFVDWLSLQLREYTQSYRVMLFFGICPVEKRKTPVHVLCDWAHLALKTVKGSDLTNYAFYDGELRARLLDENNIKDQMHEALEKGQFVLYLQPKVEISTGRIVGAEALARWRHPTDGLILPGRFVPLFERNGFIVRFDEYIWEETCKMLRLWLDKGYRPTPVSINVSRMHFNDDNFCDKLLRLTGKYNLPRHLLELELTESAFFESEKTLIRVMKELQEQGFVFSMDDFGTGYSSLSTLRSLPFNIVKLDRTFISDGTDNERGQIVARNTITMARQLRMKIIAEGVETLEQAHFLLSIGCNYAQGYYYSRPVDPAEFEVLSFVQEKAFWVDPGIRSEARRLNLPLAPVSPVREY, encoded by the coding sequence ATGAAACAGCGGATTCAGACATCAACCGGCCCGGCCCTGAGCCCGGCGGCGGACGAAGTGGAACTGGCCCGCTATACATGCGTGTTGCGCAGCATCTTCGACGAAATCTTTGAAGCGGATTTCACCGCCGACACCTACCGCCTGATCCACATGGGCGACGTGCTCTTCTGCCCGCCGCCGCCCGGCATGGGCCTGGCCGACACTTTGCAGGCCATTGCGCGCACGCTCATCGAGCCCGAGCATCAGGGAACCTTCCTGCGACTGCTCAATCCGGCGGCCCTGCGGGACGAGGAAAGCCTGCGGCAGGGCTATGCCTCCGGCGATGTGCGCAAAAAATGCCTCGACGGGCGCTACCGCTGGGCGCGTTTCACGGTCTTTCCCCTGTCCGACGCCGGTTCGGGCCAGTCGCTGCACATGGTCTGCGTGCAGGATGTGGACGAGCAGAAGCGGGCCGCCGGTCTGGCCCGTGAAAACGCCCTGCTCCAGCGCCAGCGCCTGGACGAAATGCGCTACAAGACCGTGCTGGACCACACCAACACCCTGGTCTTCGAGTGGCGCGCCAGACAGCCCACCTACACTTCGCCGCACATTCCCCAACTGCTGGCGGGCAATTACAACGGCCGCCGTCTGTTCGACGTCTGGCGCGAGGACGGCGTGCTGTTCCCCGAGGACGGCGGCGCTTTCAATGCCTGTCTGCGCGAACTGGAACAGGGCGCTTCCTCCGGCGAGATGACCGTGCGCCTGCGCCGCCGCGACGGGCGCTTCATCTGGTGCAGAGTGACCTACACCTGCCTGACCGACCCCGAACTCGGCGTGCGTTACATCGGCACCATCAATGATGTGGACGAAGTCACCCTGGCCATGCAGGCCCTGCGCTTCAGGGCGGAGTACGATCCCCTGACCGGCGCCTACAATATGCAGACGTTTTTTGAAAAAGCCGGAGAGCTGATCCGCCGGAGCGGGGACAGGCCCCGCCATATCGTGCGTTTCGACGTGGCCGGTTTCAAGGGCATCAATGAAATGTTCGGCCTGGAAGAAGGCGACCGCCTGCTGCGGGCCATCGCCCATCTGGTGCGCGAACAGATCGACAAGCAGCGGGAAACCTTCGCCCGGCTGTCCGGCGACGTCTTTGTGGCCTGCCTCGAGGGCGGGCGCGAGCGGGTGCGGCGCTTTGTGGACTGGCTCTCGCTCCAACTGCGCGAATACACCCAGTCCTACCGGGTCATGCTCTTTTTCGGCATCTGCCCGGTGGAAAAACGCAAAACGCCGGTGCACGTGCTCTGCGACTGGGCCCACCTGGCCCTGAAAACCGTCAAGGGCAGCGATCTCACCAACTATGCCTTTTACGACGGCGAACTGCGCGCCCGGCTGCTGGACGAGAACAACATCAAGGACCAGATGCACGAGGCTCTGGAAAAAGGCCAGTTCGTGCTCTACCTCCAGCCCAAGGTGGAGATTTCCACCGGCCGCATTGTGGGGGCCGAGGCTCTGGCCCGCTGGCGGCATCCCACGGACGGCCTGATCCTGCCGGGCCGCTTTGTGCCGCTGTTCGAGCGCAACGGCTTCATCGTCCGCTTTGACGAATACATCTGGGAAGAAACCTGCAAGATGCTGCGCCTCTGGCTGGACAAGGGCTACCGGCCCACGCCCGTGTCCATCAACGTCTCGCGCATGCACTTCAACGACGACAATTTCTGCGACAAACTGCTGCGCCTGACCGGCAAATACAATTTGCCCCGGCATCTGCTGGAGCTGGAACTCACGGAAAGCGCCTTTTTTGAAAGCGAAAAAACCCTGATCCGGGTTATGAAGGAGCTTCAGGAACAGGGTTTCGTCTTTTCCATGGATGATTTCGGCACCGGCTACTCCTCCCTGAGCACCCTGCGCTCCCTGCCCTTCAACATCGTCAAGCTGGACCGCACCTTCATCAGCGACGGCACGGACAACGAACGCGGCCAGATCGTGGCCCGCAACACCATCACCATGGCCCGCCAACTGCGGATGAAGATTATCGCCGAGGGCGTGGAAACCCTGGAACAGGCGCATTTTCTGCTCAGCATCGGCTGCAATTACGCCCAGGGCTACTATTACTCGCGGCCGGTGGACCCCGCGGAATTCGAAGTGCTCAGCTTTGTGCAGGAAAAAGCCTTCTGGGTGGACCCCGGCATCCGGAGCGAAGCCCGCCGCCTGAACCTGCCCCTGGCCCCGGTCTCTCCGGTCAGGGAATACTGA
- a CDS encoding flagellin N-terminal helical domain-containing protein: MYINHNTMASNVANTLTSHYGNLQTSTQRLSSGLRINSAADDAAGLAIRELMRTDIASLQQGVRNANDAISLIQTADGALGVIDEKLIRMKELAEQAATGTYDSTQRLMIESEYQAMASEITRIANATDFNGIKLLDGNLSSSAHVGSGMSSTGKLKVHFGTANDSAEDYYYIQIGTSTASALGVGNAAATSAKAYTVSTQAAAQKALVGLNDAVVSKDKIRAHLGALQNRLENTISNLTTQAENLQAAESRISDVDVATEMTQFVRNQILTQSSVAMLSQANSMQQMAMQLIG, encoded by the coding sequence ATGTATATCAACCACAATACGATGGCCTCCAACGTGGCCAACACTCTCACATCCCATTACGGCAATCTGCAAACCTCAACCCAGCGCCTGTCCTCAGGCCTGCGCATCAATTCCGCGGCTGACGACGCGGCCGGTCTGGCCATCCGCGAATTGATGCGCACCGACATCGCGTCTCTGCAACAGGGCGTGCGCAACGCCAACGACGCCATTTCCCTTATTCAGACCGCCGACGGCGCCCTGGGCGTCATCGACGAAAAGCTGATCCGTATGAAGGAGCTGGCCGAGCAGGCCGCCACCGGCACCTACGATTCCACCCAGCGTCTGATGATTGAGTCCGAGTATCAGGCCATGGCTTCGGAAATCACCCGGATTGCCAACGCCACGGATTTCAACGGCATCAAGCTGCTGGACGGCAACCTGTCAAGCAGCGCGCACGTCGGCAGCGGCATGTCGTCCACCGGCAAGTTGAAGGTCCACTTCGGCACGGCCAACGACTCGGCGGAGGACTACTACTACATCCAGATCGGCACGAGCACCGCCTCGGCTCTGGGCGTAGGCAACGCCGCCGCCACAAGCGCCAAGGCCTACACGGTTTCCACCCAGGCGGCCGCGCAGAAAGCTCTGGTAGGCCTGAACGACGCCGTGGTCTCCAAGGACAAGATCCGGGCGCATCTGGGCGCGTTGCAGAACCGCCTGGAAAACACCATTTCCAACCTTACCACCCAGGCCGAGAATCTGCAGGCGGCTGAATCGCGCATTTCCGACGTGGACGTGGCCACGGAAATGACGCAATTCGTCCGCAACCAGATTCTCACCCAGTCGTCCGTGGCCATGTTGTCGCAGGCCAACAGCATGCAACAGATGGCCATGCAGCTCATCGGCTAG